Proteins from one Oscillatoria salina IIICB1 genomic window:
- a CDS encoding PEP-CTERM sorting domain-containing protein (PEP-CTERM proteins occur, often in large numbers, in the proteomes of bacteria that also encode an exosortase, a predicted intramembrane cysteine proteinase. The presence of a PEP-CTERM domain at a protein's C-terminus predicts cleavage within the sorting domain, followed by covalent anchoring to some some component of the (usually Gram-negative) cell surface. Many PEP-CTERM proteins exhibit an unusual sequence composition that includes large numbers of potential glycosylation sites. Expression of one such protein has been shown restore the ability of a bacterium to form floc, a type of biofilm.) codes for MVASSASAQFIDFEAIDGILPDGSEALDDLKITDQFSSLGVTFGIDANLDGIADLGKSPILEAVGYSNKDKIYAFSNGSIGKKDTVAPSLESRLGKFFLRAGEVGKTKNKKQLSLLITYDSPTSGASGEIWDIDGSDDFKHEQWRIEALGQDLSVIDFVDSPIGGKDVNLDGKPWFWFFERDVADINAIRFNAIGSRDAKHTGLAFDNFSVRSVENSETVPEPTSVLSLLAFGTFGTMLLKRKQGKTSEKLGIN; via the coding sequence ATGGTTGCATCATCCGCTTCAGCACAATTCATCGATTTTGAGGCAATTGATGGCATATTACCTGATGGTAGTGAGGCTTTAGATGACCTGAAAATTACCGATCAGTTTTCATCTTTAGGCGTTACTTTTGGTATTGATGCTAATCTTGATGGCATTGCTGACCTCGGTAAATCGCCAATTTTGGAAGCCGTTGGTTATAGTAATAAAGATAAAATATACGCCTTTTCCAACGGCAGTATTGGTAAAAAGGATACGGTTGCACCTTCTTTGGAATCACGATTAGGCAAGTTCTTTTTGAGAGCAGGAGAAGTTGGGAAAACGAAAAATAAAAAACAGTTAAGTCTTCTCATCACATACGATTCTCCCACATCAGGAGCCTCTGGTGAAATTTGGGATATTGATGGTTCAGATGATTTTAAGCACGAACAATGGAGAATTGAAGCACTTGGACAAGATTTATCAGTTATTGATTTTGTTGATAGTCCAATAGGAGGTAAAGACGTTAATTTGGATGGAAAACCTTGGTTTTGGTTTTTTGAGCGAGATGTTGCTGATATTAACGCCATTCGTTTTAATGCTATAGGTTCAAGAGATGCTAAACATACAGGATTAGCTTTCGATAATTTTTCAGTACGTTCTGTTGAGAATTCCGAAACAGTTCCCGAACCAACTTCTGTCTTAAGTTTATTAGCTTTTGGTACTTTCGGGACGATGCTGCTGAAGCGTAAACAGGGAAAAACTTCTGAAAAGTTAGGAATTAATTAA
- a CDS encoding carbonic anhydrase has translation MKKLIKGLREFQTSYFSTHQELFEQLSHGQKPRVLFVTCSDSRVDPNLITNAQVGEIFVIRNAGNMIPPYGATNGGEGAAVEYAVQALGIQDIIVCGHSHCGAMKGLLKMDQLKEEMPLVYDWLKQAEATRRLVKENYSTLEGEALLEITIAENVLTQIENLRTYPMIHSKIRQGNLSLHAWVYSIEAGRVFAYDAVRHEYVSPVGPPQPRDPEELLPPTPGHPASWLSPEQAERIYRGSVR, from the coding sequence ATGAAAAAATTAATTAAAGGTCTGCGGGAATTCCAAACTAGCTATTTCTCTACCCACCAAGAACTATTTGAGCAACTTTCTCATGGACAAAAACCAAGAGTATTATTTGTTACTTGTTCTGACTCTAGAGTTGACCCAAATTTAATTACTAACGCCCAAGTTGGCGAAATATTTGTTATCCGCAATGCTGGTAATATGATTCCGCCTTACGGAGCAACAAATGGCGGCGAAGGTGCAGCAGTTGAATATGCAGTCCAAGCTTTAGGTATCCAAGATATTATTGTTTGCGGTCACTCTCACTGCGGTGCAATGAAAGGACTGCTAAAAATGGATCAATTAAAGGAAGAAATGCCTTTAGTTTATGACTGGTTAAAGCAAGCGGAAGCTACTAGAAGGCTAGTTAAAGAAAATTATTCTACTCTCGAAGGTGAAGCTTTATTAGAAATAACTATTGCGGAAAATGTCTTGACGCAAATTGAAAATCTGCGTACTTATCCGATGATTCACTCAAAAATTCGCCAAGGAAATCTTTCTCTCCATGCTTGGGTTTATAGCATTGAAGCTGGGAGAGTTTTTGCTTACGATGCAGTGCGTCACGAATATGTTTCTCCCGTAGGTCCCCCACAACCACGAGATCCCGAAGAATTACTACCACCTACTCCGGGACATCCTGCTAGTTGGTTATCTCCCGAACAAGCAGAGCGAATTTATCGCGGTTCTGTCAGATAA
- the ligA gene encoding NAD-dependent DNA ligase LigA, whose protein sequence is MASASPEIQQRATQLRQQLQKASYAYYVLDEPIMEDAVYDRLYRELEELETQYPELIVPDSPTQRVGDIPADKFISVRHNIPLYSLENAFNLAEFTKWQERWQRHLASIPDNFEYVCELKIDGSALALTYENGLLVRGVTRGNGVTGEDITQNIRTIQTIPLRLNLDNPPARVEVRGEAFLPIDIFEKINQARATAGEALFANPRNAAAGTLRQLDPKIVSERKLAFFAYTLYIADAEKSQPDNLQVPGISSDEFFNPTTQWESLELLQEMGFKVNPHRQVFQSLEAVADYYNSWDNARQNLPYLTDGVVVKLNSHELKEKLGFTQKFPRWAIALKYPAEEAPTQVENITVNVGRTGAVTPLALLQPVELAGTTVQRATLHNKDFIEQLDVRIGDTVIIRKAGEIIPEIVRVLPELRPENSQTFQMPHNCPECNQPLVKPENEAATRCINASCPAILRGSLVHWASRDALDIRGLGEKIVRQLVEANLVNSVADLYDLTVEQIASLERMGTKSAQKLVNAIAESKKQPYSRVLYGLGIRYVGKVNAELLANYFTTIAQLAQAQTANLAAINGIGSEIAQAVSEWFQIPANQTLIERLQAADLQLAKSSDRETSRQTQSLAGKTFVVTGTLPNLKRAEAEDLIKQAGGKISSSVSSKTDYLVVGENPGSKLEKAQKLKITQLSEAELRKMIE, encoded by the coding sequence ATGGCATCAGCATCGCCAGAAATTCAACAACGAGCAACACAATTGCGACAACAACTACAAAAGGCAAGTTATGCCTATTATGTGCTTGACGAGCCGATAATGGAAGATGCTGTCTACGATCGCCTCTATCGGGAACTAGAAGAGTTAGAAACTCAGTATCCGGAATTAATTGTACCAGATAGTCCAACTCAGCGCGTTGGTGACATCCCTGCCGATAAGTTTATTTCTGTTCGTCACAATATCCCTCTCTACAGTTTAGAAAATGCTTTTAATCTCGCCGAATTCACAAAATGGCAGGAACGTTGGCAGCGTCATTTAGCTTCAATACCAGATAATTTTGAGTATGTTTGTGAGCTAAAAATTGACGGTTCAGCGCTCGCTTTAACTTATGAAAATGGCTTATTAGTACGTGGTGTAACTCGCGGAAATGGCGTAACTGGCGAAGATATTACCCAAAATATCCGCACGATTCAAACAATACCTTTACGCTTAAATTTAGACAATCCACCAGCGCGAGTTGAAGTGCGGGGCGAGGCTTTTTTACCTATCGATATTTTTGAAAAAATTAATCAAGCAAGAGCCACAGCCGGAGAAGCTTTATTTGCTAATCCTCGCAATGCCGCAGCCGGAACTTTGCGACAGTTAGACCCCAAAATTGTCAGCGAACGAAAGTTAGCTTTTTTTGCTTATACTTTGTACATTGCTGATGCGGAAAAATCACAACCAGACAATCTGCAAGTACCCGGAATTTCCTCAGACGAATTCTTCAATCCGACTACACAATGGGAGTCTCTAGAATTACTGCAAGAAATGGGCTTTAAAGTTAACCCCCATCGTCAAGTTTTTCAGTCATTAGAAGCAGTAGCAGATTATTACAATTCTTGGGATAACGCGAGACAGAATTTACCTTATCTTACTGATGGCGTAGTCGTGAAGCTTAACTCTCACGAATTAAAAGAAAAATTAGGCTTTACGCAAAAATTTCCTCGTTGGGCGATCGCCTTGAAATATCCCGCCGAAGAAGCTCCAACTCAAGTAGAAAATATTACTGTGAATGTGGGGCGAACTGGCGCAGTTACGCCACTGGCGCTTCTCCAACCAGTAGAATTAGCAGGGACAACTGTCCAAAGAGCTACACTTCATAATAAAGATTTTATCGAACAATTAGATGTGCGAATTGGCGATACAGTAATTATTCGCAAAGCTGGAGAAATTATCCCGGAAATTGTCCGAGTTTTACCAGAATTGCGTCCCGAAAATAGTCAAACTTTCCAAATGCCGCACAATTGTCCGGAATGCAATCAACCTTTAGTTAAACCGGAAAATGAAGCCGCAACTCGCTGTATAAATGCTTCTTGTCCAGCTATTTTAAGAGGTAGTTTAGTACATTGGGCTAGTCGCGATGCTTTAGATATTCGCGGTTTGGGCGAAAAAATTGTCCGGCAATTAGTTGAGGCTAATTTAGTTAATTCTGTTGCCGATCTTTACGATTTAACAGTCGAGCAAATCGCTTCCTTAGAGAGAATGGGAACCAAATCTGCTCAGAAATTAGTTAACGCGATCGCGGAATCTAAAAAACAACCTTATTCTCGCGTGCTTTATGGTTTAGGTATTCGTTATGTGGGTAAAGTTAATGCTGAATTACTGGCAAATTATTTTACCACAATTGCGCAATTAGCACAAGCCCAAACAGCAAATTTAGCAGCTATAAATGGTATTGGTTCGGAAATTGCTCAAGCCGTTTCTGAGTGGTTCCAAATTCCGGCTAATCAAACCTTAATTGAACGTTTGCAAGCTGCTGACTTACAATTGGCAAAATCAAGCGATCGAGAAACTTCTCGCCAGACACAATCCCTAGCAGGAAAAACCTTTGTTGTCACGGGAACTTTACCAAACTTAAAACGTGCTGAAGCCGAAGATTTGATTAAACAAGCAGGGGGAAAAATTAGTAGTTCAGTAAGCAGCAAAACCGATTACTTAGTCGTAGGAGAAAATCCCGGTTCTAAGCTGGAAAAAGCGCAGAAATTAAAGATTACCCAACTCAGTGAAGCAGAGTTACGCAAAATGATTGAATAA
- a CDS encoding sensor histidine kinase produces the protein MSLSMKEIGQIINNNFEQIFAQWKKNVRQNEQINSSRKLSATALEDSFPEVLNAIISALDRDILVSENELDELNNASFKHGKVRAEQGFNAAEITREYRILRQTIFRVLSEELLKLTSEQLIYTFRVIDAVIDEASAQCFDHFVTERTEKLEQLQSEMTKTNEELKRMVQLDKNNFSQFTHELKTPLNSIMGYSQLLLRQQKSQENSEANQTIDMLNRVLRSSKQLLQLINDGLEILRHDAGNIQLQLIEVDVRTIVDRAVETILPLVTEKDLQLIVDGDRAPVTVTTDPSRLEQILTNLLSNAIRYTYSGTITVFCQASQDKTWTLTVADTGIGIAPEEQATIFEPFARTTAGANQDGSTGLGLAIVAQLVKLLQGEINLVSEVGNGSTFTLVFPLEITPSQS, from the coding sequence ATGTCTTTATCGATGAAAGAAATCGGTCAAATAATTAATAATAATTTTGAGCAAATATTTGCTCAATGGAAAAAGAATGTGCGTCAAAATGAGCAAATAAATAGCTCGAGAAAATTGTCAGCTACAGCTCTAGAAGATTCATTTCCCGAAGTATTAAATGCCATAATTTCAGCTTTAGATCGTGACATTTTAGTTTCAGAAAATGAACTTGACGAACTCAATAATGCTAGCTTTAAACACGGAAAAGTTCGCGCCGAACAAGGATTTAATGCAGCAGAAATAACGAGAGAATATCGAATTTTACGCCAGACAATTTTTCGAGTTTTATCAGAAGAATTATTGAAATTAACATCCGAACAATTAATTTATACTTTTCGCGTCATTGATGCTGTAATTGACGAAGCAAGCGCTCAATGTTTCGATCATTTTGTTACCGAGCGTACTGAAAAACTGGAACAGTTGCAATCAGAAATGACTAAAACAAATGAAGAATTAAAGCGTATGGTGCAACTGGATAAAAATAATTTTTCTCAGTTTACTCACGAACTAAAAACACCACTTAACTCGATTATGGGCTACTCGCAATTGCTGTTGCGTCAGCAAAAGAGTCAGGAAAATTCGGAAGCAAATCAAACTATCGATATGCTTAATCGAGTATTGCGTTCCAGCAAACAATTATTACAGTTAATTAATGATGGGCTGGAAATTTTGCGTCACGACGCTGGTAACATTCAACTGCAACTAATTGAAGTTGATGTAAGAACAATTGTCGATCGCGCAGTAGAAACAATTTTACCTTTAGTTACAGAAAAAGATTTGCAATTGATTGTCGATGGCGATCGCGCTCCGGTGACAGTCACTACCGATCCCTCTCGCTTAGAGCAAATTCTCACGAACTTGCTCAGTAATGCCATTCGCTACACTTATTCAGGCACAATAACGGTTTTTTGTCAAGCTTCACAAGACAAGACTTGGACTTTAACCGTAGCCGACACGGGTATTGGGATTGCACCAGAAGAGCAAGCAACGATTTTTGAACCATTTGCTCGCACTACTGCGGGTGCGAATCAAGACGGAAGTACAGGTTTAGGTTTAGCGATCGTCGCTCAATTAGTAAAATTATTACAGGGAGAAATTAATCTAGTATCGGAAGTAGGAAATGGTTCTACTTTTACGCTTGTTTTCCCTTTAGAAATAACACCTAGTCAGTCATAA
- a CDS encoding phosphoketolase family protein: MTVASAIPAFCQGIQYFGEDLPYFDQYGKEAAIASDQKAISAPKDKAAVYQTLLAADALRYLTLQVTASKASGHPGGFASIADAIASLVMLGYKNIITEVGHHAPGFYSNMFLDRSLEDMGIKTVQDMRDRFREMHGLLGHLSGQIPGLLNPAGPLGQGQHFAMAGAKLHPDQLFPVTIGDGGIGEPYVMSSFGHFNTAYPQVTNFLPILVWNGYSQEHHSMVSTKTNDEMIEYWAGNGFREIILVDAKVYDDSNQASDYVDSTLFSFDKRLEFVQAVLEATDKAAKSAMDGKLTVLIIKQLKGAGVHKRGAQAHNLYAGDTVEKDYIVKALKDRALPAEAWELIRTNFVRSNGGPAAKTVVTEKELPLSDLGELPLTEYPVGGEKQVATTAMGTVIAHVGKQDPNFILTNADGNAASGINNVNIALKIVHPTPDEIYYQQPQGQVYEPLSEDACAGLAAGLALFGARTLWCSYESFAINGLPIWQTVTQAMAELRRTTPATITLFTAGALEQGRNGWTHQRPEIENYFAAMMRNGNVFPLFPCDANSIQACYEWALTKKNKGITITASKSPLTIRSTFEQTRQALVDGAFVLEENAGEKTVVFAVIGDMTLIPVYEAAAQLKAQGIGSKIVSVISPRRLYRPSDTAWETCSEKDGGFLDDAGFETMFGGDALIGVTGGSSAMLEPIMLRSNSKRDTFAWKRGDTAASATEVMEINGITAENMVKRATELVG; the protein is encoded by the coding sequence ATGACAGTTGCTAGCGCAATTCCAGCATTTTGTCAAGGCATTCAATATTTTGGCGAAGACTTACCTTATTTTGACCAATATGGAAAAGAAGCGGCGATCGCCTCCGACCAAAAAGCGATTTCTGCTCCCAAGGACAAAGCCGCAGTATACCAAACCTTGTTAGCCGCAGATGCCCTGCGTTACTTAACTTTACAAGTGACCGCATCCAAAGCATCAGGACACCCAGGAGGCTTTGCGAGTATTGCTGACGCGATCGCCTCTTTAGTCATGTTAGGTTACAAAAATATTATCACCGAAGTCGGACATCACGCCCCAGGATTTTACAGTAATATGTTCTTGGATCGTTCCCTAGAAGACATGGGAATCAAAACCGTCCAAGATATGCGCGATCGTTTCCGCGAAATGCACGGACTCCTCGGACACCTCTCCGGACAAATTCCCGGACTCCTCAACCCCGCCGGACCCCTCGGACAAGGACAACACTTCGCCATGGCGGGCGCAAAACTGCATCCTGACCAACTTTTCCCCGTAACTATCGGCGACGGCGGTATCGGCGAACCCTACGTCATGAGTAGCTTTGGTCACTTCAACACCGCTTACCCCCAAGTTACCAACTTCCTGCCCATCTTAGTTTGGAACGGCTACTCCCAAGAACATCACAGCATGGTTTCCACCAAAACCAACGACGAAATGATTGAATATTGGGCAGGAAACGGCTTCCGCGAAATTATTCTCGTCGATGCCAAAGTTTACGACGACTCCAACCAAGCCAGCGATTACGTCGATAGTACCCTGTTTTCTTTCGACAAGCGCCTGGAATTCGTCCAAGCCGTCTTAGAAGCCACCGACAAAGCAGCTAAATCTGCAATGGACGGCAAACTCACCGTTTTAATTATCAAACAACTCAAAGGTGCAGGCGTACACAAACGAGGCGCACAAGCACACAATCTTTATGCTGGCGATACTGTCGAAAAAGACTACATTGTTAAAGCTTTAAAAGACCGTGCCTTACCTGCTGAAGCTTGGGAATTAATTCGCACTAATTTCGTTCGTTCTAATGGTGGACCTGCTGCCAAAACCGTCGTCACCGAGAAAGAATTACCTCTCTCTGATTTAGGCGAATTACCATTAACAGAATACCCTGTTGGTGGCGAAAAACAAGTTGCAACAACCGCAATGGGTACAGTAATTGCTCATGTGGGAAAACAAGACCCCAACTTTATTCTTACCAACGCTGACGGTAATGCCGCATCGGGAATTAATAACGTCAATATCGCCTTAAAAATCGTTCACCCTACCCCCGACGAAATTTATTACCAACAACCTCAAGGACAAGTTTACGAACCATTAAGTGAAGATGCTTGTGCCGGGTTAGCAGCAGGTTTAGCTTTATTTGGCGCACGAACTTTGTGGTGTTCCTACGAATCTTTTGCCATCAACGGATTACCAATTTGGCAAACAGTAACCCAAGCAATGGCAGAATTACGCCGGACAACTCCCGCAACAATTACTTTATTTACTGCCGGGGCTTTAGAACAAGGGCGTAACGGTTGGACGCACCAACGTCCGGAAATTGAAAACTATTTCGCTGCGATGATGCGAAATGGTAATGTTTTCCCGTTATTTCCTTGCGATGCTAATAGCATTCAAGCTTGTTATGAATGGGCGTTAACTAAGAAAAATAAGGGGATTACAATTACTGCTTCCAAGTCACCTTTAACCATTCGTTCTACCTTTGAGCAAACCCGTCAAGCGTTAGTTGATGGCGCATTTGTTTTAGAGGAAAATGCTGGTGAGAAAACTGTTGTTTTTGCCGTTATTGGCGACATGACTTTAATTCCGGTTTACGAAGCAGCAGCACAATTAAAAGCTCAAGGAATTGGCTCAAAAATTGTTTCCGTAATTAGTCCTCGTCGCTTATATCGTCCTAGCGATACTGCTTGGGAAACTTGCTCAGAAAAAGACGGCGGTTTCTTAGATGATGCTGGCTTTGAAACAATGTTTGGCGGCGATGCTTTAATTGGGGTTACTGGCGGTTCCAGTGCGATGTTAGAACCAATTATGTTACGCAGTAATAGCAAGCGAGATACCTTTGCGTGGAAGCGTGGAGACACTGCTGCTTCGGCAACAGAAGTCATGGAAATTAATGGAATTACTGCTGAGAATATGGTCAAGAGAGCAACTGAATTAGTTGGATAG